A genomic window from Triticum urartu cultivar G1812 chromosome 7, Tu2.1, whole genome shotgun sequence includes:
- the LOC125521181 gene encoding F-box/LRR-repeat protein At3g03360-like produces the protein MGKRWVMEMSPQEARRFKLRRHNSRPKTRLDNLPEDVIQKILSRLPLKEVVQISTLSSGWRHVWRYHPDLIFSVEKLFDGKDKEDQEFVTSVNDILKDHYCTAVNKFKVNYGLSEEHGDDLDGWLSFAVLSKAKNVVLDLRPPPKCPDDVYNFPLHLFDDRNSSCVLSLRLVLVCLRPALNFCGFANLRSLKLHRVYVSKGLHCMLPHCAVLEWLSLTDCFMPSFTMSEPLDHLQYACIQNCSLQSMELHAPNLTVFNYSEQDVPIVLGKFHKLTKAKIEVLSDSDNLDYTFSHLVRAMSNVEEISLRIHIQNEARQFMTDSRCDFINLRHLSIEVLVDGDPGCSSGILRLASLLELTPSLEVFNLHMFNSSLRYNGGGAATKTSERKLSHLKRVYMSGFADLRGQLELAWYILQHATALSAWSLILV, from the exons ATGGGCAAGAGATGGGTTATGGAGATGAGCCCCCAAGAAGCACGTAGATTCAAGCTCCGACGCCACAACAGCAGGCCCAAGACGCGTCTGGACAATCTCCCCGAG GATGTGATACAAAAGATACTATCGCGCTTGCCTCTAAAGGAGGTGGTGCAGATAAGCACACTGTCGAGTGGGTGGAGACATGTCTGGAGGTACCACCCAGATCTAATCTTCAGTGTTGAAAAATTGTTTGATGGCAAGGACAAGGAGGACCAAGAATTTGTTACTAGTGTCAATGATATCCTGAAGGATCACTACTGTACTGCTGTGAACAAGTTTAAGGTGAATTATGGACTCTCTGAAGAACACGGTGATGATCTTGATGGATGGCTCAGTTTTGCTGTTCTATCGAAGGCAAAGAACGTTGTTCTTGATCTACGCCCTCCACCCAAATGCCCGGACGATGTCTACAACTTCCCTCTGCATCTTTTTGATGATCGAAACAGCTCATGTGTGCTGTCTCTCCGACTTGTCTTAGTGTGCCTAAGGCCAGCTCTGAATTTCTGTGGCTTTGCAAACCTTCGATCACTCAAATTGCATAGGGTTTATGTATCGAAGGGCCTCCATTGCATGCTCCCACACTGTGCTGTCCTTGAGTGGTTAAGTCTAACAGACTGTTTCATGCCTTCCTTCACCATGTCTGAGCCACTAGACCACCTGCAGTATGCTTGTATTCAGAATTGCAGCCTACAAAGCATGGAACTGCATGCACCAAATCTCACAGTATTCAATTATTCAGAGCAGGATGTGCCGATTGTGCTTGGCAAATTCCACAAGCTGACAAAGGCAAAAATTGAAGTATTATCAGATTCTGACAATCTAGACTACACTTTTAGTCATCTTGTTCGGGCTATGTCTAATGTGGAGGAAATCTCCCTTAGAATTCATATCCAAAATGAG GCACGACAGTTCATGACAGACAGTCGGTGTGATTTTATTAATCTGAGGCATCTCAGTATAGAGGTTTTGGTGGACGGAGATCCAGGTTGTTCAAGTGGGATTCTTCGTTTGGCTTCTCTATTGGAACTAACTCCCTCTCTTGAAGTGTTCAATTTGCAT ATGTTTAATTCTAGCCTGCGATACAATGGTGGTGGTGCTGCCACGAAGACTTCAGAGCGCAAACTCAGCCATCTCAAGAGGGTATACATGTCAGGATTTGCTGATCTCCGGGGCCAGTTGGAGCTTGCGTGGTATATCCTCCAGCACGCCACCGCTCTGAGTGCATGGTCATTGATCCTGGTGTGA
- the LOC125525478 gene encoding NAC domain-containing protein 20-like: MEGLNVHEVFQHYRLNPTEVEAVTYYLPRLIAGETHGAEKLIHDADVYDCEPKDLAARYTPVPQAESSGDRFFFTTCKRKKGRTTRCARKAGGGTWTVNTTTVVTHAGVDVGERKNLSFKKKGKSTGWVMEEYRLLPPPEAVVADEEKVFCKIHLSQHAPEEARRESAAYKRQGRAEPMPQPAPQPEHVGKRPAPGPGAAADPHPPQPMKKMRVAVPVSAPAASSFAAAAPVSLPAEPIPEAEDDMAWHSGSLAQWKNFSGRHKWRKLSRSKQETASNRIVNHRSRKSFSLMLKKKSWGLPVFTLHLKQSVRPKRRSTWRRFLL, translated from the coding sequence ATGGAAGGGCTCAACGTCCACGAAGTCTTCCAGCACTACCGCTTGAACCCTACGGAGGTGGAGGCCGTCACTTACTACCTGCCACGCCTCATCGCCGGCGAGACGCACGGCGCCGAGAAGCTCATCCACGACGCCGACGTCTACGACTGCGAGCCCAAGGATCTCGCCGCCCGCTACACGCCGGTGCCGCAGGCGGAGAGCAGCGGCGACCGCTTCTTCTTCACCACGTGCAAGCGCAAGAAGGGAAGGACCACCCGTTGCGCGCGCAAAGCCGGCGGCGGGACCTGGACCGTCAACACGACCACGGTCGTCACGCACGCGGGAGTCGACGTCGGCGAGAGGAAGAACCTGTccttcaagaagaagggcaagtccaCCGGCTGGGTCATGGAGGAGTACCGGCTCCTGCCGCCGCCAGAGGCCGTCGTCGCCGACGAGGAGAAGGTCTTCTGCAAGATTCACTTGTCCCAGCACGCTCCTGAGGAGGCCCGCCGTGAATCGGCCGCGTACAAGCGTCAAGGAAGAGCGGAGCCCATGCCACAACCGGCGCCGCAACCAGAGCACGTTGGAAAGAGGCCAGCGCCGGGCCCGGGTGCCGCCGCCGACCCTCATCCGCCGCAACCCATGAAGAAGATGCGAGTTGCCGTACCCGTCTCGGCACCTGCCGCATCGTCGTTCGCCGCTGCAGCACCGGTCTCCTTGCCGGCTGAGCCCATACCTGAAGCTGAGGACGACATGGCCTGGCACAGTGGCTCTCTTGCACAATGGAAGAACTTCTCGGGGAGGCACAAGTGGAGGAAACTCTCCCGGTCCAAGCAAGAAACAGCATCGAACAGAATTGTGAACCACAGGAGCCGCAAAAGCTTTTCGCTGATGCTGAAGAAGAAATCATGGGGACTTCCAGTCTTCACGCTCCATTTGAAGCAGAGTGTCAGACCGAAGAGGCGCTCGACATGGAGACGCTTTTTGCTATAA